One genomic window of Nicotiana sylvestris chromosome 10, ASM39365v2, whole genome shotgun sequence includes the following:
- the LOC104236759 gene encoding U-box domain-containing protein 4-like isoform X2, with protein sequence MEMSLLKVLLNNISQFFHLSSSESISDVLVQRYYCKNEDLLNILKPILEAIVDVEAASNELLQKAFARVAQFIDELRELYETWQPLGSKVYFVLQAESLIVKIRTCSLEILELLKTYHQCLPADTTLTSLEHSILKIKYVDYELMSMTITKAIKAQMEGLGASSDSFAKIADCLRLNSNKELLIELVALEQLKENAEQAEKSEEVEYIEQIIALVSNMHDRFVTMKQSQTCTPVPIPPDFCCPLSLELMTDPVIVASGQTYERAFIRKWIDLGLTVCPKTRQMLGHTNLIPNYTVKALIANWCESNNVKLPDPMKSLSLNQPCSLLAHADSGVPRDTQGFPLPRGNHSSSPDSARSLSSPRKSLISSSINQREGSSPSHPHSSSDDSLPGVASNMLALDVERISIKSSEERMAHSGEIKSTGNSMLAADEHSLVGHNRTTSAPSTLSNSNFSPAISGDGNEVSSRSAAAATDASGDVSESRPAAPLSVLRREPEFPSMLETRARNQSIWRRPSERFPRIVSSATVERRADLLEVEEQVRKLVQDLNSDSIDVQRDATAELRLLAKHNMDNRIVIASCGAINLLVNLLHSEDMNVQENAVTALLNLSINDNNKCLIANADAIEPLIHVLQTGTAEAKENSAATLFSLSVIEDNKMKIGRSGAIKPLVDLLGNGTPRGKKDAATALFNLSILHENKARIVQAGAVKFLVELMDPAAGMVDKAVAVLSNLATIHEGRAAIGQEGGIAVLVEVVELGSARGKENAAAALLQLCTNSSRFCNMVLQEGAVPPLVALSQSGTPRAREKAQALLSYFRNQRHGNAGRG encoded by the exons ATGGAGATGTCATTGTTGAAAGTTCTTCTCAACAACATCTCCCAATTTTTCCATTTATCATCAAGTGAAAGCATAAGTGATGTACTGGTTCAGAGGTATTATTGCAAGAATGAGGATCTGCTGAATATTTTAAAGCCGATTCTTGAGGCCATTGTTGATGTTGAAGCAGCTTCCAATGAGCTGCTTCAGAAAGCATTTGCCAGAGTAGCTCAATTTATTGATGAACTGAGGGAGCTGTATGAAACCTGGCAACCATTGGGCAGTAAAGTTTATTTT GTTCTGCAAGCTGAATCACTGATTGTAAAAATCCGAACATGTAGTCTTGAAATTCTCGAGCTACTTAAAACTTATCATCAATGCCTTCCTGCTGATACAACTTTGACATCTCTTGAG CACTCTATACTAAAAATTAAGTATGTGGATTATGAACTGATGTCCATGACTATCACAAAGGCTATTAAGGCTCAAATGGAAGGGTTGGGAGCAAGCTCAGACAGCTTTGCAAAAATTGCCGATTGCCTTAGATTGAACTCAAACAAAGAGCTTTTGATTGAGCTTGTGGCCCTTGAACAATTGAAGGAGAACGCTGAACAAGCTGAAAAGAGTGAGGAAGTTGAATATATTGAGCAAATTATAGCGCTTGTTTCCAATATGCATGACCGCTTTGTCACAATGAAGCAGTCTCAGACCTGCACGCCTGTGCCGATACCTCCTGATTTTTGTTGCCCCCTCTCACTTGAGTTGATGACTGACCCTGTAATTGTTGCTTCCGGACAAACTTATGAGCGAGCTTTTATAAGGAAATGGATTGATCTCGGTCTTACTGTTTGTCCTAAGACAAGGCAAATGCTGGGGCACACAAATCTCATTCCTAATTACACTGTTAAGGCACTTATTGCAAATTGGTGTGAATCAAACAATGTAAAGCTGCCTGATCCGATGAAATCTCTGAGCTTGAATCAGCCGTGTTCACTTCTAGCACATGCAGATTCTGGTGTGCCCAGGGATACCCAGGGTTTTCCCCTTCCGAGGGGCAATCACTCTTCGTCACCAGATTCTGCTCGCTCTTTAAGTTCTCCTAGGAAGAGTTTGATTTCATCAAGTATAAACCAAAGAGAAGGATCATCTCCATCCCATCCCCATTCCTCTTCAGATGATTCTTTACCTGGAGTTGCTAGTAATATGCTTGCTCTGGATGTTGAAAGGATATCTATTAAGAGTTCTGAAGAACGTATGGCCCACTCTGGAGAGATAAAATCAACTGGTAATAGTATGTTAGCAGCCGATGAACACTCCCTTGTAGGTCATAATCGAACTACCTCGGCACCCAGCACACTATCTAATTCAAACTTTTCACCTGCAATTTCTGGTGATGGAAATGAAGTGTCTTCAAGGTCAGCAGCGGCTGCGACTGATGCTTCAGGGGATGTGTCAGAATCCCGTCCTGCTGCTCCATTGTCTGTCCTACGAAGGGAGCCGGAATTCCCATCCATGTTGGAGACAAGAGCTCGAAATCAATCCATCTGGCGTAGACCTTCTGAGAGGTTTCCTAGAATAGTTTCTTCTGCTACGGTCGAAAGAAGGGCTGATCTTTTGGAAGTTGAGGAGCAAGTGAGGAAGCTAGTTCAGGACTTGAATAGCGATTCCATTGATGTGCAAAGAGATGCCACAGCTGAACTCCGATTACTTGCCAAGCACAATATGGATAATCGTATTGTAATTGCAAGCTGTGGTGCTATCAACTTGTTGGTCAACTTACTTCATTCGGAAGACATGAATGTACAGGAAAATGCTGTTACTGCACTTCTCAACTTATCAATTAATGACAACAACAAGTGTTTGATTGCAAATGCCGATGCAATTGAACCTCTGATTCATGTCCTTCAAACAGGGACTGCTGAGGCTAAAGAAAACTCCGCTGCTACACTTTTTAGCCTTTCTGTGATTGAGGATAACAAGATGAAGATTGGGAGGTCTGGGGCTATAAAACCTCTTGTGGATTTGTTGGGTAATGGAACTCCTAGGGGAAAGAAGGATGCAGCAACAGCTTTGTTTAACTTGTCAATACTTCATGAAAACAAGGCTCGCATTGTGCAGGCTGGTGCTGTAAAGTTTCTCGTAGAGTTGATGGACCCCGCTGCTGGGATGGTCGACAAGGCTGTTGCTGTTTTGTCAAATCTTGCAACCATTCACGAGGGAAGAGCAGCAATTGGTCAGGAAGGAGGGATTGCTGTTCTGGTTGAGGTTGTTGAGTTGGGTTCCGCAAGAGGTAAGGAGAATGCAGCAGCAGCTCTGTTGCAATTATGCACTAACAGTAGCAGATTCTGCAACATGGTTCTCCAGGAAGGAGCTGTACCTCCATTAGTGGCATTGTCACAGTCTGGAACTCCTAGAGCCAGAGAAAAG GCTCAGGCACTTCTTAGCTACTTCAGAAACCAACGGCATGGTAATGCAGGGAGGGGCTGA
- the LOC104236759 gene encoding U-box domain-containing protein 4-like isoform X1, whose amino-acid sequence MEMSLLKVLLNNISQFFHLSSSESISDVLVQRYYCKNEDLLNILKPILEAIVDVEAASNELLQKAFARVAQFIDELRELYETWQPLGSKVYFVLQAESLIVKIRTCSLEILELLKTYHQCLPADTTLTSLEVGSQKQHSILKIKYVDYELMSMTITKAIKAQMEGLGASSDSFAKIADCLRLNSNKELLIELVALEQLKENAEQAEKSEEVEYIEQIIALVSNMHDRFVTMKQSQTCTPVPIPPDFCCPLSLELMTDPVIVASGQTYERAFIRKWIDLGLTVCPKTRQMLGHTNLIPNYTVKALIANWCESNNVKLPDPMKSLSLNQPCSLLAHADSGVPRDTQGFPLPRGNHSSSPDSARSLSSPRKSLISSSINQREGSSPSHPHSSSDDSLPGVASNMLALDVERISIKSSEERMAHSGEIKSTGNSMLAADEHSLVGHNRTTSAPSTLSNSNFSPAISGDGNEVSSRSAAAATDASGDVSESRPAAPLSVLRREPEFPSMLETRARNQSIWRRPSERFPRIVSSATVERRADLLEVEEQVRKLVQDLNSDSIDVQRDATAELRLLAKHNMDNRIVIASCGAINLLVNLLHSEDMNVQENAVTALLNLSINDNNKCLIANADAIEPLIHVLQTGTAEAKENSAATLFSLSVIEDNKMKIGRSGAIKPLVDLLGNGTPRGKKDAATALFNLSILHENKARIVQAGAVKFLVELMDPAAGMVDKAVAVLSNLATIHEGRAAIGQEGGIAVLVEVVELGSARGKENAAAALLQLCTNSSRFCNMVLQEGAVPPLVALSQSGTPRAREKAQALLSYFRNQRHGNAGRG is encoded by the exons ATGGAGATGTCATTGTTGAAAGTTCTTCTCAACAACATCTCCCAATTTTTCCATTTATCATCAAGTGAAAGCATAAGTGATGTACTGGTTCAGAGGTATTATTGCAAGAATGAGGATCTGCTGAATATTTTAAAGCCGATTCTTGAGGCCATTGTTGATGTTGAAGCAGCTTCCAATGAGCTGCTTCAGAAAGCATTTGCCAGAGTAGCTCAATTTATTGATGAACTGAGGGAGCTGTATGAAACCTGGCAACCATTGGGCAGTAAAGTTTATTTT GTTCTGCAAGCTGAATCACTGATTGTAAAAATCCGAACATGTAGTCTTGAAATTCTCGAGCTACTTAAAACTTATCATCAATGCCTTCCTGCTGATACAACTTTGACATCTCTTGAGGTAGGGAGCCAAAAACAG CACTCTATACTAAAAATTAAGTATGTGGATTATGAACTGATGTCCATGACTATCACAAAGGCTATTAAGGCTCAAATGGAAGGGTTGGGAGCAAGCTCAGACAGCTTTGCAAAAATTGCCGATTGCCTTAGATTGAACTCAAACAAAGAGCTTTTGATTGAGCTTGTGGCCCTTGAACAATTGAAGGAGAACGCTGAACAAGCTGAAAAGAGTGAGGAAGTTGAATATATTGAGCAAATTATAGCGCTTGTTTCCAATATGCATGACCGCTTTGTCACAATGAAGCAGTCTCAGACCTGCACGCCTGTGCCGATACCTCCTGATTTTTGTTGCCCCCTCTCACTTGAGTTGATGACTGACCCTGTAATTGTTGCTTCCGGACAAACTTATGAGCGAGCTTTTATAAGGAAATGGATTGATCTCGGTCTTACTGTTTGTCCTAAGACAAGGCAAATGCTGGGGCACACAAATCTCATTCCTAATTACACTGTTAAGGCACTTATTGCAAATTGGTGTGAATCAAACAATGTAAAGCTGCCTGATCCGATGAAATCTCTGAGCTTGAATCAGCCGTGTTCACTTCTAGCACATGCAGATTCTGGTGTGCCCAGGGATACCCAGGGTTTTCCCCTTCCGAGGGGCAATCACTCTTCGTCACCAGATTCTGCTCGCTCTTTAAGTTCTCCTAGGAAGAGTTTGATTTCATCAAGTATAAACCAAAGAGAAGGATCATCTCCATCCCATCCCCATTCCTCTTCAGATGATTCTTTACCTGGAGTTGCTAGTAATATGCTTGCTCTGGATGTTGAAAGGATATCTATTAAGAGTTCTGAAGAACGTATGGCCCACTCTGGAGAGATAAAATCAACTGGTAATAGTATGTTAGCAGCCGATGAACACTCCCTTGTAGGTCATAATCGAACTACCTCGGCACCCAGCACACTATCTAATTCAAACTTTTCACCTGCAATTTCTGGTGATGGAAATGAAGTGTCTTCAAGGTCAGCAGCGGCTGCGACTGATGCTTCAGGGGATGTGTCAGAATCCCGTCCTGCTGCTCCATTGTCTGTCCTACGAAGGGAGCCGGAATTCCCATCCATGTTGGAGACAAGAGCTCGAAATCAATCCATCTGGCGTAGACCTTCTGAGAGGTTTCCTAGAATAGTTTCTTCTGCTACGGTCGAAAGAAGGGCTGATCTTTTGGAAGTTGAGGAGCAAGTGAGGAAGCTAGTTCAGGACTTGAATAGCGATTCCATTGATGTGCAAAGAGATGCCACAGCTGAACTCCGATTACTTGCCAAGCACAATATGGATAATCGTATTGTAATTGCAAGCTGTGGTGCTATCAACTTGTTGGTCAACTTACTTCATTCGGAAGACATGAATGTACAGGAAAATGCTGTTACTGCACTTCTCAACTTATCAATTAATGACAACAACAAGTGTTTGATTGCAAATGCCGATGCAATTGAACCTCTGATTCATGTCCTTCAAACAGGGACTGCTGAGGCTAAAGAAAACTCCGCTGCTACACTTTTTAGCCTTTCTGTGATTGAGGATAACAAGATGAAGATTGGGAGGTCTGGGGCTATAAAACCTCTTGTGGATTTGTTGGGTAATGGAACTCCTAGGGGAAAGAAGGATGCAGCAACAGCTTTGTTTAACTTGTCAATACTTCATGAAAACAAGGCTCGCATTGTGCAGGCTGGTGCTGTAAAGTTTCTCGTAGAGTTGATGGACCCCGCTGCTGGGATGGTCGACAAGGCTGTTGCTGTTTTGTCAAATCTTGCAACCATTCACGAGGGAAGAGCAGCAATTGGTCAGGAAGGAGGGATTGCTGTTCTGGTTGAGGTTGTTGAGTTGGGTTCCGCAAGAGGTAAGGAGAATGCAGCAGCAGCTCTGTTGCAATTATGCACTAACAGTAGCAGATTCTGCAACATGGTTCTCCAGGAAGGAGCTGTACCTCCATTAGTGGCATTGTCACAGTCTGGAACTCCTAGAGCCAGAGAAAAG GCTCAGGCACTTCTTAGCTACTTCAGAAACCAACGGCATGGTAATGCAGGGAGGGGCTGA